A genomic segment from Coccinella septempunctata chromosome 3, icCocSept1.1, whole genome shotgun sequence encodes:
- the LOC123309200 gene encoding anoctamin-1 isoform X2: MCSNPLNDWDSVNEFLTGAQQCKHKWNSFSTGESVDYVLAYEDISKPGHAHFEDKRKMFEFNLQQAGLLLERDETQTIHFVKIHAPKSVLCQYAELLKLRLPIKLNDQERVTNILVKTLNKILDYCSLKVDKSIFPSERYKLTFEYSRDKDYLFDSNSPDFFKTSTRIMIIDYILEREKYGDDLNSNGIKKLLSEGVYKAAYPLHDGDLNRENSKRKLLLDHWASVSQWIKYQPIDEIKEYFGVKFALYFTWLGFYTHMLIPAAIVGLLCFLFGIFSLHKDVVVDDMCNMDIVMCPRCDKYCDYWKLSESCTYAKIQHFIDNPATIFFAVFMSFWATLYMELWKRYSAGITHRWGLTGFDLLAEPPRPEYLMRLANVKKRKLNVVTLVEEPAVSYWKVKLPSMIFSFSIVLLWILLTLAVVFGIIIYRMSLMTSEVIYSYSIKYTIYTVPVIAAVLNLICIQLLSFLYDKLAHKLTEMEIHRTQTEYDDSHTLKSYLFQFVNYYSSIFYIAFLKGKFVGYPAKYNRIFGYRQEECNPGGCLMELSIQLGIIMIGNQALNSFLEMTIPLAIKMYKTFKVSTGIERAEKEKQQVIICCNQWTEDYKLNEFNESCLFQEYLEMVLQYGFVTIFVTAFPLAPLFALVNNVFEMRLDAKKFIKYYRRPVPTRVKNIGVWYQIMTTIGRLSVISNAFILAFSSNFIPKLVYILKVSENHTEDGFLNHSLAVFDVRDFENGTAPEKSVFSNITTCRYPEYRSGPYDDPKYKRPLVYWQVMVARLAFIVAYQNLVSFVIMAVEWAIPDVPRRLNDQIKKEAYRTNEMILQYEAQQAKEKVRRRYRDGPSNSQESLGNESRKNTSTRSSGVFYDAVA; this comes from the exons ATGTGTTCTAATCCCTTGAACGATTGGGATTCTGTGAATGAATTCTTAACTGGAGCACAACAATGCAAACAT AAATGGAACTCTTTCTCTACCGGCGAGTCGGTGGATTACGTATTGGCATACGAAGACATCTCGAAGCCTGGTCATGCCCATTTCGAAGACAAAAGGAAGATGTTCGAATTCAATCTTCAGCAAGCAGGCCTCCTTCTAGAAAGAGATGAAACGCAGACGATCCACTTCGTCAAAATTCATGCTCCGAAGTCTGTGCTTTGCCAGTATGCTGAACTTTTGAAGTTGAGGTTACCAATCAAACTG AATGATCAAGAAAGAGTCACGAATATTCTAGTCAAAACCCTGAACAAAATATTGGATTATTGTTCTCTTAAAGTGGATAAAAGCATTTTTCCCTCTGAACGATATAAATTAACTTTTGAATATAGCAGAGATAAAGATTATTT GTTCGATTCAAACTCTCCGGATTTCTTCAAAACTTCAACGAGAATAATGATCATCGATTACATTCTTGAGAGGGAGAAATATGGCGATGATTTGAATAGCaacggaataaaaaaattattatcagaAGGTGTCTACAAAGCGGCCTATCCACTTCATGAT gGTGATTTAAACAGAGAAAATTCCAAGAGAAAGCTTCTACTAGACCACTGGGCCTCTGTTTCACAATGGATCAAATATCAGCCTATTGACGAAATAAAGGAATACTTCGGGGTGAAATTTGCTCTCTACTTCACATGGCTCGGTTTCTACACCCACATGTTGATACCGGCAGCTATAGTCGGCCTTTTATGCTtcctttttggaattttttcacTACACAAAGATGTAGTCGTCGACGATATGTGTAATATGGATATCGTTATGTGCCCCAGGTGCGATAAATACTGTGATTACTGGAAACTGAGTGAGAGTTGTACCTATGCCAAAATACAACATTTTATAGACAACCCAGCAACAATATTCTTCGCcgtttttatgtctttttgggCCACCCTATACATGGAACTATGGAAAAGATACAGCGCCGGAATAACGCATCGATGGGGATTAACAGGCTTCGATCTTCTTGCCGAACCACCGAGACCTGAATACCTGATGAGGCTTGCCAACgtgaaaaagagaaaattgaaCGTAGTAACCTTGGTTGAGGAACCTGCGGTTTCTTACTGGAAGGTCAAATTACCTTCGatgatttttagtttttcgaTTGTTCTTTTGTGGATTTTACTGACACTTGCTGTTGTTTTCGGAATAATAATTTACAGGATGTCTTTGATGACATCAGAAGTGATATATTCTTACAGTATCAAATACACAATTTATACAGTGCCAGTTATTGCTGCAGTCTTGAACTTGATCTGTATACAACTTTTGAGTTTTTTATACGATAAATTGGCTCACAAGCTAACGGAGATGGAGATTCACAGGACACAAACTGAGTACGACGATAGCCATACGTTGAAAAGTTACTTGTTCCAGTTTGTGAATTATTACtcatcaattttctatattgcTTTCTTGAAAGGAAAATTTGTTGGGTATCCAGCTAAATACAATAGGATTTTTGGATATAGACAAGAAGAG TGTAATCCTGGAGGATGTCTGATGGAACTCAGTATTCAGCTAGGTATCATTATGATTGGTAACCAAGCTTTGAACAGCTTCCTAGAGATGACCATTCCTTTAGCTATCAAAATGTATAAAACCTTCAAAGTAAGCACTGGAATCGAAAGAGCGGAGAAGGAAAAACAACAGGTTATCATTTGTTGCAATCAATGGACGGAAGATTATAAACTGAACGAGTTCAACGAATCCTGTTTATTTCAGGAATATCTCGAGATGG TATTGCAGTACGGATTCGTTACGATATTCGTGACAGCCTTTCCTCTAGCACCATTGTTCGCCCTCGTGAACAATGTGTTCGAGATGAGGCTGGATGCGAAGAAGTTCATCAAGTACTACCGACGACCAGTACCAACACGAGTCAAAAACATAGGAGTGTGGTACCAAATAATGACAACCATTGGACGATTATCTGTGATTTCAAACGCCTTCATCCTAGCATTCTCATCGAACTTCATTCCTAAACTAGTCTACATCTTAAAAGTGAGCGAAAATCATACCGAAGACGGATTTTTGAACCATAGTCTAGCCGTTTTCGATGTCAGAGATTTCGAAAATGGAACGGCGCCAGAAAAGAGCGTCTTCTCGAATATCACAACGTGTAGATACCCCGAATATAGGTCTGGCCCTTATGATGATCCAAAGTATAAGAGACCTCTTGTTTATTGGCAAGTTATGGTCGCCAGACTGGCATTTATTGTAGCGTATCAGAACCTTGTCAGTTTCGTTATTATGGCTGTGGAATGGGCTATACCAGATGTGCCTAGAAGGTTGAACGATCAAATAAAGAAGGAAGCTTACAGAACCAACGAGATGATACTCCAATACGAAGCTCAACAAGCAAAGGAAAAAGTCCGCAGAA GGTACAGGGACGGACCAAGTAATTCACAGGAATCTTTAGGAAATGAGTCCAGGAAAAACACGAGCACTAGAAGTAGCGGAGTTTTCTACGATGCTGTTGCATGA
- the LOC123309200 gene encoding anoctamin-1 isoform X5, whose amino-acid sequence MWGIVLNELGFSRNQAEKWNSFSTGESVDYVLAYEDISKPGHAHFEDKRKMFEFNLQQAGLLLERDETQTIHFVKIHAPKSVLCQYAELLKLRLPIKLNDQERVTNILVKTLNKILDYCSLKVDKSIFPSERYKLTFEYSRDKDYLFDSNSPDFFKTSTRIMIIDYILEREKYGDDLNSNGIKKLLSEGVYKAAYPLHDGDLNRENSKRKLLLDHWASVSQWIKYQPIDEIKEYFGVKFALYFTWLGFYTHMLIPAAIVGLLCFLFGIFSLHKDVVVDDMCNMDIVMCPRCDKYCDYWKLSESCTYAKIQHFIDNPATIFFAVFMSFWATLYMELWKRYSAGITHRWGLTGFDLLAEPPRPEYLMRLANVKKRKLNVVTLVEEPAVSYWKVKLPSMIFSFSIVLLWILLTLAVVFGIIIYRMSLMTSEVIYSYSIKYTIYTVPVIAAVLNLICIQLLSFLYDKLAHKLTEMEIHRTQTEYDDSHTLKSYLFQFVNYYSSIFYIAFLKGKFVGYPAKYNRIFGYRQEECNPGGCLMELSIQLGIIMIGNQALNSFLEMTIPLAIKMYKTFKVSTGIERAEKEKQQVIICCNQWTEDYKLNEFNESCLFQEYLEMVLQYGFVTIFVTAFPLAPLFALVNNVFEMRLDAKKFIKYYRRPVPTRVKNIGVWYQIMTTIGRLSVISNAFILAFSSNFIPKLVYILKVSENHTEDGFLNHSLAVFDVRDFENGTAPEKSVFSNITTCRYPEYRSGPYDDPKYKRPLVYWQVMVARLAFIVAYQNLVSFVIMAVEWAIPDVPRRLNDQIKKEAYRTNEMILQYEAQQAKEKVRRRYRDGPSNSQESLGNESRKNTSTRSSGVFYDAVA is encoded by the exons ATGTGGGGAATTGTTTTAAACGAACTAGGATTCTCTAGAAATCAAGCCGAG AAATGGAACTCTTTCTCTACCGGCGAGTCGGTGGATTACGTATTGGCATACGAAGACATCTCGAAGCCTGGTCATGCCCATTTCGAAGACAAAAGGAAGATGTTCGAATTCAATCTTCAGCAAGCAGGCCTCCTTCTAGAAAGAGATGAAACGCAGACGATCCACTTCGTCAAAATTCATGCTCCGAAGTCTGTGCTTTGCCAGTATGCTGAACTTTTGAAGTTGAGGTTACCAATCAAACTG AATGATCAAGAAAGAGTCACGAATATTCTAGTCAAAACCCTGAACAAAATATTGGATTATTGTTCTCTTAAAGTGGATAAAAGCATTTTTCCCTCTGAACGATATAAATTAACTTTTGAATATAGCAGAGATAAAGATTATTT GTTCGATTCAAACTCTCCGGATTTCTTCAAAACTTCAACGAGAATAATGATCATCGATTACATTCTTGAGAGGGAGAAATATGGCGATGATTTGAATAGCaacggaataaaaaaattattatcagaAGGTGTCTACAAAGCGGCCTATCCACTTCATGAT gGTGATTTAAACAGAGAAAATTCCAAGAGAAAGCTTCTACTAGACCACTGGGCCTCTGTTTCACAATGGATCAAATATCAGCCTATTGACGAAATAAAGGAATACTTCGGGGTGAAATTTGCTCTCTACTTCACATGGCTCGGTTTCTACACCCACATGTTGATACCGGCAGCTATAGTCGGCCTTTTATGCTtcctttttggaattttttcacTACACAAAGATGTAGTCGTCGACGATATGTGTAATATGGATATCGTTATGTGCCCCAGGTGCGATAAATACTGTGATTACTGGAAACTGAGTGAGAGTTGTACCTATGCCAAAATACAACATTTTATAGACAACCCAGCAACAATATTCTTCGCcgtttttatgtctttttgggCCACCCTATACATGGAACTATGGAAAAGATACAGCGCCGGAATAACGCATCGATGGGGATTAACAGGCTTCGATCTTCTTGCCGAACCACCGAGACCTGAATACCTGATGAGGCTTGCCAACgtgaaaaagagaaaattgaaCGTAGTAACCTTGGTTGAGGAACCTGCGGTTTCTTACTGGAAGGTCAAATTACCTTCGatgatttttagtttttcgaTTGTTCTTTTGTGGATTTTACTGACACTTGCTGTTGTTTTCGGAATAATAATTTACAGGATGTCTTTGATGACATCAGAAGTGATATATTCTTACAGTATCAAATACACAATTTATACAGTGCCAGTTATTGCTGCAGTCTTGAACTTGATCTGTATACAACTTTTGAGTTTTTTATACGATAAATTGGCTCACAAGCTAACGGAGATGGAGATTCACAGGACACAAACTGAGTACGACGATAGCCATACGTTGAAAAGTTACTTGTTCCAGTTTGTGAATTATTACtcatcaattttctatattgcTTTCTTGAAAGGAAAATTTGTTGGGTATCCAGCTAAATACAATAGGATTTTTGGATATAGACAAGAAGAG TGTAATCCTGGAGGATGTCTGATGGAACTCAGTATTCAGCTAGGTATCATTATGATTGGTAACCAAGCTTTGAACAGCTTCCTAGAGATGACCATTCCTTTAGCTATCAAAATGTATAAAACCTTCAAAGTAAGCACTGGAATCGAAAGAGCGGAGAAGGAAAAACAACAGGTTATCATTTGTTGCAATCAATGGACGGAAGATTATAAACTGAACGAGTTCAACGAATCCTGTTTATTTCAGGAATATCTCGAGATGG TATTGCAGTACGGATTCGTTACGATATTCGTGACAGCCTTTCCTCTAGCACCATTGTTCGCCCTCGTGAACAATGTGTTCGAGATGAGGCTGGATGCGAAGAAGTTCATCAAGTACTACCGACGACCAGTACCAACACGAGTCAAAAACATAGGAGTGTGGTACCAAATAATGACAACCATTGGACGATTATCTGTGATTTCAAACGCCTTCATCCTAGCATTCTCATCGAACTTCATTCCTAAACTAGTCTACATCTTAAAAGTGAGCGAAAATCATACCGAAGACGGATTTTTGAACCATAGTCTAGCCGTTTTCGATGTCAGAGATTTCGAAAATGGAACGGCGCCAGAAAAGAGCGTCTTCTCGAATATCACAACGTGTAGATACCCCGAATATAGGTCTGGCCCTTATGATGATCCAAAGTATAAGAGACCTCTTGTTTATTGGCAAGTTATGGTCGCCAGACTGGCATTTATTGTAGCGTATCAGAACCTTGTCAGTTTCGTTATTATGGCTGTGGAATGGGCTATACCAGATGTGCCTAGAAGGTTGAACGATCAAATAAAGAAGGAAGCTTACAGAACCAACGAGATGATACTCCAATACGAAGCTCAACAAGCAAAGGAAAAAGTCCGCAGAA GGTACAGGGACGGACCAAGTAATTCACAGGAATCTTTAGGAAATGAGTCCAGGAAAAACACGAGCACTAGAAGTAGCGGAGTTTTCTACGATGCTGTTGCATGA
- the LOC123309200 gene encoding anoctamin-1 isoform X4 gives MNKSKLDVWRKHVRSIIRKWNSFSTGESVDYVLAYEDISKPGHAHFEDKRKMFEFNLQQAGLLLERDETQTIHFVKIHAPKSVLCQYAELLKLRLPIKLNDQERVTNILVKTLNKILDYCSLKVDKSIFPSERYKLTFEYSRDKDYLFDSNSPDFFKTSTRIMIIDYILEREKYGDDLNSNGIKKLLSEGVYKAAYPLHDGDLNRENSKRKLLLDHWASVSQWIKYQPIDEIKEYFGVKFALYFTWLGFYTHMLIPAAIVGLLCFLFGIFSLHKDVVVDDMCNMDIVMCPRCDKYCDYWKLSESCTYAKIQHFIDNPATIFFAVFMSFWATLYMELWKRYSAGITHRWGLTGFDLLAEPPRPEYLMRLANVKKRKLNVVTLVEEPAVSYWKVKLPSMIFSFSIVLLWILLTLAVVFGIIIYRMSLMTSEVIYSYSIKYTIYTVPVIAAVLNLICIQLLSFLYDKLAHKLTEMEIHRTQTEYDDSHTLKSYLFQFVNYYSSIFYIAFLKGKFVGYPAKYNRIFGYRQEECNPGGCLMELSIQLGIIMIGNQALNSFLEMTIPLAIKMYKTFKVSTGIERAEKEKQQVIICCNQWTEDYKLNEFNESCLFQEYLEMVLQYGFVTIFVTAFPLAPLFALVNNVFEMRLDAKKFIKYYRRPVPTRVKNIGVWYQIMTTIGRLSVISNAFILAFSSNFIPKLVYILKVSENHTEDGFLNHSLAVFDVRDFENGTAPEKSVFSNITTCRYPEYRSGPYDDPKYKRPLVYWQVMVARLAFIVAYQNLVSFVIMAVEWAIPDVPRRLNDQIKKEAYRTNEMILQYEAQQAKEKVRRRYRDGPSNSQESLGNESRKNTSTRSSGVFYDAVA, from the exons ATGAACAAGTCAAAGTTAGATGTGTGGAGAAAACACGTGAGATCTATAATAAGG AAATGGAACTCTTTCTCTACCGGCGAGTCGGTGGATTACGTATTGGCATACGAAGACATCTCGAAGCCTGGTCATGCCCATTTCGAAGACAAAAGGAAGATGTTCGAATTCAATCTTCAGCAAGCAGGCCTCCTTCTAGAAAGAGATGAAACGCAGACGATCCACTTCGTCAAAATTCATGCTCCGAAGTCTGTGCTTTGCCAGTATGCTGAACTTTTGAAGTTGAGGTTACCAATCAAACTG AATGATCAAGAAAGAGTCACGAATATTCTAGTCAAAACCCTGAACAAAATATTGGATTATTGTTCTCTTAAAGTGGATAAAAGCATTTTTCCCTCTGAACGATATAAATTAACTTTTGAATATAGCAGAGATAAAGATTATTT GTTCGATTCAAACTCTCCGGATTTCTTCAAAACTTCAACGAGAATAATGATCATCGATTACATTCTTGAGAGGGAGAAATATGGCGATGATTTGAATAGCaacggaataaaaaaattattatcagaAGGTGTCTACAAAGCGGCCTATCCACTTCATGAT gGTGATTTAAACAGAGAAAATTCCAAGAGAAAGCTTCTACTAGACCACTGGGCCTCTGTTTCACAATGGATCAAATATCAGCCTATTGACGAAATAAAGGAATACTTCGGGGTGAAATTTGCTCTCTACTTCACATGGCTCGGTTTCTACACCCACATGTTGATACCGGCAGCTATAGTCGGCCTTTTATGCTtcctttttggaattttttcacTACACAAAGATGTAGTCGTCGACGATATGTGTAATATGGATATCGTTATGTGCCCCAGGTGCGATAAATACTGTGATTACTGGAAACTGAGTGAGAGTTGTACCTATGCCAAAATACAACATTTTATAGACAACCCAGCAACAATATTCTTCGCcgtttttatgtctttttgggCCACCCTATACATGGAACTATGGAAAAGATACAGCGCCGGAATAACGCATCGATGGGGATTAACAGGCTTCGATCTTCTTGCCGAACCACCGAGACCTGAATACCTGATGAGGCTTGCCAACgtgaaaaagagaaaattgaaCGTAGTAACCTTGGTTGAGGAACCTGCGGTTTCTTACTGGAAGGTCAAATTACCTTCGatgatttttagtttttcgaTTGTTCTTTTGTGGATTTTACTGACACTTGCTGTTGTTTTCGGAATAATAATTTACAGGATGTCTTTGATGACATCAGAAGTGATATATTCTTACAGTATCAAATACACAATTTATACAGTGCCAGTTATTGCTGCAGTCTTGAACTTGATCTGTATACAACTTTTGAGTTTTTTATACGATAAATTGGCTCACAAGCTAACGGAGATGGAGATTCACAGGACACAAACTGAGTACGACGATAGCCATACGTTGAAAAGTTACTTGTTCCAGTTTGTGAATTATTACtcatcaattttctatattgcTTTCTTGAAAGGAAAATTTGTTGGGTATCCAGCTAAATACAATAGGATTTTTGGATATAGACAAGAAGAG TGTAATCCTGGAGGATGTCTGATGGAACTCAGTATTCAGCTAGGTATCATTATGATTGGTAACCAAGCTTTGAACAGCTTCCTAGAGATGACCATTCCTTTAGCTATCAAAATGTATAAAACCTTCAAAGTAAGCACTGGAATCGAAAGAGCGGAGAAGGAAAAACAACAGGTTATCATTTGTTGCAATCAATGGACGGAAGATTATAAACTGAACGAGTTCAACGAATCCTGTTTATTTCAGGAATATCTCGAGATGG TATTGCAGTACGGATTCGTTACGATATTCGTGACAGCCTTTCCTCTAGCACCATTGTTCGCCCTCGTGAACAATGTGTTCGAGATGAGGCTGGATGCGAAGAAGTTCATCAAGTACTACCGACGACCAGTACCAACACGAGTCAAAAACATAGGAGTGTGGTACCAAATAATGACAACCATTGGACGATTATCTGTGATTTCAAACGCCTTCATCCTAGCATTCTCATCGAACTTCATTCCTAAACTAGTCTACATCTTAAAAGTGAGCGAAAATCATACCGAAGACGGATTTTTGAACCATAGTCTAGCCGTTTTCGATGTCAGAGATTTCGAAAATGGAACGGCGCCAGAAAAGAGCGTCTTCTCGAATATCACAACGTGTAGATACCCCGAATATAGGTCTGGCCCTTATGATGATCCAAAGTATAAGAGACCTCTTGTTTATTGGCAAGTTATGGTCGCCAGACTGGCATTTATTGTAGCGTATCAGAACCTTGTCAGTTTCGTTATTATGGCTGTGGAATGGGCTATACCAGATGTGCCTAGAAGGTTGAACGATCAAATAAAGAAGGAAGCTTACAGAACCAACGAGATGATACTCCAATACGAAGCTCAACAAGCAAAGGAAAAAGTCCGCAGAA GGTACAGGGACGGACCAAGTAATTCACAGGAATCTTTAGGAAATGAGTCCAGGAAAAACACGAGCACTAGAAGTAGCGGAGTTTTCTACGATGCTGTTGCATGA
- the LOC123309200 gene encoding anoctamin-1 isoform X1: MDDEYTDDYYDTISVNSSVPNRKSVSYGRNPFNRSQSQNTVYYSLMNLDGGEMMEMNGRWDDKNKEATTYEKWRNLKWNSFSTGESVDYVLAYEDISKPGHAHFEDKRKMFEFNLQQAGLLLERDETQTIHFVKIHAPKSVLCQYAELLKLRLPIKLNDQERVTNILVKTLNKILDYCSLKVDKSIFPSERYKLTFEYSRDKDYLFDSNSPDFFKTSTRIMIIDYILEREKYGDDLNSNGIKKLLSEGVYKAAYPLHDGDLNRENSKRKLLLDHWASVSQWIKYQPIDEIKEYFGVKFALYFTWLGFYTHMLIPAAIVGLLCFLFGIFSLHKDVVVDDMCNMDIVMCPRCDKYCDYWKLSESCTYAKIQHFIDNPATIFFAVFMSFWATLYMELWKRYSAGITHRWGLTGFDLLAEPPRPEYLMRLANVKKRKLNVVTLVEEPAVSYWKVKLPSMIFSFSIVLLWILLTLAVVFGIIIYRMSLMTSEVIYSYSIKYTIYTVPVIAAVLNLICIQLLSFLYDKLAHKLTEMEIHRTQTEYDDSHTLKSYLFQFVNYYSSIFYIAFLKGKFVGYPAKYNRIFGYRQEECNPGGCLMELSIQLGIIMIGNQALNSFLEMTIPLAIKMYKTFKVSTGIERAEKEKQQVIICCNQWTEDYKLNEFNESCLFQEYLEMVLQYGFVTIFVTAFPLAPLFALVNNVFEMRLDAKKFIKYYRRPVPTRVKNIGVWYQIMTTIGRLSVISNAFILAFSSNFIPKLVYILKVSENHTEDGFLNHSLAVFDVRDFENGTAPEKSVFSNITTCRYPEYRSGPYDDPKYKRPLVYWQVMVARLAFIVAYQNLVSFVIMAVEWAIPDVPRRLNDQIKKEAYRTNEMILQYEAQQAKEKVRRRYRDGPSNSQESLGNESRKNTSTRSSGVFYDAVA, translated from the exons AAATGGAACTCTTTCTCTACCGGCGAGTCGGTGGATTACGTATTGGCATACGAAGACATCTCGAAGCCTGGTCATGCCCATTTCGAAGACAAAAGGAAGATGTTCGAATTCAATCTTCAGCAAGCAGGCCTCCTTCTAGAAAGAGATGAAACGCAGACGATCCACTTCGTCAAAATTCATGCTCCGAAGTCTGTGCTTTGCCAGTATGCTGAACTTTTGAAGTTGAGGTTACCAATCAAACTG AATGATCAAGAAAGAGTCACGAATATTCTAGTCAAAACCCTGAACAAAATATTGGATTATTGTTCTCTTAAAGTGGATAAAAGCATTTTTCCCTCTGAACGATATAAATTAACTTTTGAATATAGCAGAGATAAAGATTATTT GTTCGATTCAAACTCTCCGGATTTCTTCAAAACTTCAACGAGAATAATGATCATCGATTACATTCTTGAGAGGGAGAAATATGGCGATGATTTGAATAGCaacggaataaaaaaattattatcagaAGGTGTCTACAAAGCGGCCTATCCACTTCATGAT gGTGATTTAAACAGAGAAAATTCCAAGAGAAAGCTTCTACTAGACCACTGGGCCTCTGTTTCACAATGGATCAAATATCAGCCTATTGACGAAATAAAGGAATACTTCGGGGTGAAATTTGCTCTCTACTTCACATGGCTCGGTTTCTACACCCACATGTTGATACCGGCAGCTATAGTCGGCCTTTTATGCTtcctttttggaattttttcacTACACAAAGATGTAGTCGTCGACGATATGTGTAATATGGATATCGTTATGTGCCCCAGGTGCGATAAATACTGTGATTACTGGAAACTGAGTGAGAGTTGTACCTATGCCAAAATACAACATTTTATAGACAACCCAGCAACAATATTCTTCGCcgtttttatgtctttttgggCCACCCTATACATGGAACTATGGAAAAGATACAGCGCCGGAATAACGCATCGATGGGGATTAACAGGCTTCGATCTTCTTGCCGAACCACCGAGACCTGAATACCTGATGAGGCTTGCCAACgtgaaaaagagaaaattgaaCGTAGTAACCTTGGTTGAGGAACCTGCGGTTTCTTACTGGAAGGTCAAATTACCTTCGatgatttttagtttttcgaTTGTTCTTTTGTGGATTTTACTGACACTTGCTGTTGTTTTCGGAATAATAATTTACAGGATGTCTTTGATGACATCAGAAGTGATATATTCTTACAGTATCAAATACACAATTTATACAGTGCCAGTTATTGCTGCAGTCTTGAACTTGATCTGTATACAACTTTTGAGTTTTTTATACGATAAATTGGCTCACAAGCTAACGGAGATGGAGATTCACAGGACACAAACTGAGTACGACGATAGCCATACGTTGAAAAGTTACTTGTTCCAGTTTGTGAATTATTACtcatcaattttctatattgcTTTCTTGAAAGGAAAATTTGTTGGGTATCCAGCTAAATACAATAGGATTTTTGGATATAGACAAGAAGAG TGTAATCCTGGAGGATGTCTGATGGAACTCAGTATTCAGCTAGGTATCATTATGATTGGTAACCAAGCTTTGAACAGCTTCCTAGAGATGACCATTCCTTTAGCTATCAAAATGTATAAAACCTTCAAAGTAAGCACTGGAATCGAAAGAGCGGAGAAGGAAAAACAACAGGTTATCATTTGTTGCAATCAATGGACGGAAGATTATAAACTGAACGAGTTCAACGAATCCTGTTTATTTCAGGAATATCTCGAGATGG TATTGCAGTACGGATTCGTTACGATATTCGTGACAGCCTTTCCTCTAGCACCATTGTTCGCCCTCGTGAACAATGTGTTCGAGATGAGGCTGGATGCGAAGAAGTTCATCAAGTACTACCGACGACCAGTACCAACACGAGTCAAAAACATAGGAGTGTGGTACCAAATAATGACAACCATTGGACGATTATCTGTGATTTCAAACGCCTTCATCCTAGCATTCTCATCGAACTTCATTCCTAAACTAGTCTACATCTTAAAAGTGAGCGAAAATCATACCGAAGACGGATTTTTGAACCATAGTCTAGCCGTTTTCGATGTCAGAGATTTCGAAAATGGAACGGCGCCAGAAAAGAGCGTCTTCTCGAATATCACAACGTGTAGATACCCCGAATATAGGTCTGGCCCTTATGATGATCCAAAGTATAAGAGACCTCTTGTTTATTGGCAAGTTATGGTCGCCAGACTGGCATTTATTGTAGCGTATCAGAACCTTGTCAGTTTCGTTATTATGGCTGTGGAATGGGCTATACCAGATGTGCCTAGAAGGTTGAACGATCAAATAAAGAAGGAAGCTTACAGAACCAACGAGATGATACTCCAATACGAAGCTCAACAAGCAAAGGAAAAAGTCCGCAGAA GGTACAGGGACGGACCAAGTAATTCACAGGAATCTTTAGGAAATGAGTCCAGGAAAAACACGAGCACTAGAAGTAGCGGAGTTTTCTACGATGCTGTTGCATGA